The segment TCGTCTGCAGAAGGGATTCAATTGGCAGCCCCGAGTGGAAAAAGTGATTCGGTGAGAAAGTGCGCCGATTATATTTTTATTTAGTGCAAGAGAAATATGAGGCGATTTAATTAACTGATCGAGCTGAATTGTTCCACTGGAGGCGGGGTTTTGGTGTTATGGAGTGAAGAGGGATTCCTCCTATAGGATGATTTCTACACGTGTAATTAGTAATGTTGGGTGATTTAGTGTAGAATTTGAATTGCTTGCCTTTATGCGGTGTCGCGTCCGAGCTTCTTTAAAACTTGATGCGCAAATTCTGACGGCTTCAGTTTTGAGAGTGAAATGTAGGCCAATGTGGAACGAATGGCATCGACTGGTGTATCATCAAATCGAGCTGGAAGAATATATTCGCTTTGCTCTTTCAATGCTCTTGCCAAGGCCGTTTGTCGCTCATGCCGCGTCCACATTTTCTTCACATAGTCTTTAGAAATGAAAATGACACAGTAGCGCCCACTCGTGCCGTAAATCATGTCGAAGTGCTCGGCCAGATCACGGCCCCATAGATGAGCCTCCTCAAATTTGTCATAGAAAACCTTCACGCCTTTTGAACGAAGAAATCGTGCTAC is part of the Pedosphaera parvula Ellin514 genome and harbors:
- a CDS encoding toll/interleukin-1 receptor domain-containing protein; translation: SFLELNRTHWAVKEGGIPREFLAKVVPSYDIVLSFAGEDRPYVEKVARFLRSKGVKVFYDKFEEAHLWGRDLAEHFDMIYGTSGRYCVIFISKDYVKKMWTRHERQTALARALKEQSEYILPARFDDTPVDAIRSTLAYISLSKLKPSEFAHQVLKKLGRDTA